A DNA window from Buttiauxella agrestis contains the following coding sequences:
- a CDS encoding carbohydrate ABC transporter permease — translation MLTSRQKRNLVPWIFLAPALVIFTWFKFIPMLQGLVMSFYKVNFNQPDEWVGFANFARAFADIELHSAVFNTFLYVVVTMVVGAVLAFFLAMLLEGPARHLRFIRTAIFLPAVTSAAIVAEMWRILFNPTPNGVVNHILSWFGVADQGFLASSDQALWVIMLLHIWKAVPYNMVIFIAGLAGISRDLYDASNVDGANWWNRLRYVTLPGMIPAISVVLMLSFIRGFRVFAEVYATTGGGPSGATEMIMTHIYKLGFEQFDYGYASAVSFLLFAFTVVLTICHLTLKKRIARY, via the coding sequence ATGTTAACTTCTCGCCAGAAACGAAACCTGGTGCCGTGGATATTTTTGGCTCCGGCACTGGTCATTTTTACCTGGTTTAAATTCATCCCCATGCTGCAAGGGTTGGTGATGAGTTTTTACAAGGTGAACTTCAATCAACCAGATGAATGGGTTGGGTTTGCCAACTTCGCCCGCGCTTTTGCCGATATCGAACTGCATTCGGCAGTATTCAATACCTTCCTTTATGTCGTGGTGACGATGGTGGTTGGGGCGGTGCTGGCATTCTTCCTGGCGATGTTGCTTGAAGGCCCCGCCCGTCATTTGCGCTTCATCCGTACCGCGATTTTCCTGCCTGCGGTAACGAGTGCGGCTATCGTCGCTGAAATGTGGCGCATCCTGTTTAACCCAACGCCGAACGGGGTGGTGAATCATATTCTGAGTTGGTTTGGCGTGGCCGACCAGGGGTTCCTCGCCAGCTCCGATCAGGCGCTGTGGGTGATCATGCTGCTGCATATCTGGAAAGCGGTGCCGTACAACATGGTGATATTTATCGCCGGCCTGGCGGGTATCAGCCGTGATTTATATGACGCGTCAAATGTTGACGGCGCGAACTGGTGGAACCGCCTGCGCTACGTCACGCTGCCTGGCATGATCCCGGCTATTTCCGTGGTGTTGATGCTCTCGTTTATCCGTGGCTTCCGCGTGTTTGCCGAAGTGTACGCCACCACCGGTGGCGGGCCGTCCGGCGCGACAGAGATGATCATGACCCACATCTATAAACTGGGTTTTGAGCAATTTGACTACGGCTATGCTTCGGCGGTGTCGTTCCTGTTATTCGCCTTCACCGTGGTGCTGACGATTTGTCATCTCACGCTGAAAAAGCGCATTGCCCGCTATTAA
- a CDS encoding DUF2766 family protein gives MSEQLSADQELVSDVVACQLVIKQILDVIDVIAPVEVREKMANQLKTIDFATHPAAADPVTRRAIQKAISLIELKFTPQNEAH, from the coding sequence ATGTCTGAACAATTATCTGCCGATCAGGAACTGGTTTCCGATGTCGTGGCGTGCCAGTTAGTGATTAAGCAAATTCTGGATGTGATCGATGTGATTGCGCCGGTAGAAGTACGTGAAAAAATGGCGAACCAGTTAAAAACGATTGATTTCGCTACCCATCCGGCAGCGGCAGATCCTGTGACCCGCCGCGCGATTCAAAAAGCCATTTCTTTGATTGAGCTGAAATTCACGCCGCAAAACGAAGCGCATTAA
- a CDS encoding anaerobic C4-dicarboxylate transporter, translated as MITIEFIVIILCLLVGTRFGGMGLGLISGIGLFILTFIFGLEPGKPPVDVMLTILAVIGCAATLQTAGGLNVMMQFAERLLRKHPQHITLLAPFTTWMLTFLCGTGHVVYTMFPIIADIALKKGIRPERPMAVASIASQMAITASPVSVAVVSLISILAANHGIGRAWGILDILCVSVPASLFGVLIAALWSLRRGKDLKDDKEFQEKLKDPKQREFIYGSSETLMNQVFPKQAYWSTWIFFAGILVVVLLGAIPTLRPAFEIKGALKPLSMNLVIQMMMLIAGAVMLMVCKVNASAISNGAVFKAGMVAIFSVFGVAWMSDTFFQAHLEELKMALEGVVKSHPWTYAIVLFLVSKLVNSQAAALTAVAPMGLMLGVEPKMLIAFFPASYGYFVLPTYPSDLACIGFDRSGTTKIGKFIINHSFILPGLIGVSCACAASYLLVMTFF; from the coding sequence ATGATTACCATTGAATTTATTGTCATCATTTTATGCTTGCTGGTAGGGACGCGTTTTGGCGGGATGGGCCTGGGTTTAATCAGCGGTATTGGCCTGTTTATCCTCACGTTTATCTTCGGCCTTGAACCTGGCAAACCGCCGGTTGATGTCATGCTCACCATTCTGGCGGTGATTGGTTGCGCGGCGACATTACAGACCGCTGGCGGATTGAACGTCATGATGCAGTTCGCCGAACGGCTGCTGCGTAAACACCCACAGCACATTACTCTGCTCGCTCCATTCACCACCTGGATGCTGACGTTCCTGTGCGGAACCGGGCATGTGGTGTATACCATGTTCCCGATTATCGCCGATATCGCGCTCAAAAAAGGTATTCGCCCGGAGCGCCCAATGGCGGTCGCGTCGATTGCTTCGCAAATGGCGATTACGGCCTCTCCGGTTTCGGTGGCGGTGGTTTCGCTGATTTCTATTCTGGCGGCTAATCACGGCATCGGGCGCGCGTGGGGCATTCTCGATATTCTGTGCGTTTCTGTGCCCGCCTCTTTATTTGGCGTGTTGATTGCCGCGCTGTGGAGTTTACGCCGCGGTAAGGATTTGAAAGACGACAAAGAGTTCCAGGAAAAGCTTAAAGATCCCAAACAGCGTGAATTTATCTACGGCAGCAGCGAAACGCTGATGAATCAGGTGTTTCCAAAACAGGCCTACTGGTCAACGTGGATTTTCTTCGCCGGAATTTTAGTGGTGGTGTTATTAGGAGCGATTCCCACCCTGCGCCCAGCGTTTGAGATCAAAGGTGCGCTCAAGCCGTTATCCATGAATCTGGTTATCCAGATGATGATGTTGATTGCCGGTGCCGTGATGCTGATGGTGTGCAAAGTGAATGCTTCCGCAATCTCTAACGGCGCGGTATTTAAAGCCGGGATGGTGGCGATTTTCTCGGTATTCGGCGTGGCATGGATGAGCGATACCTTCTTCCAGGCGCATCTTGAAGAGTTGAAAATGGCGTTGGAAGGCGTAGTGAAGAGTCACCCGTGGACGTATGCCATCGTGCTGTTTTTGGTCTCGAAACTGGTGAATAGCCAGGCCGCGGCATTAACCGCCGTCGCACCAATGGGGTTGATGTTAGGCGTTGAACCGAAAATGCTGATTGCCTTCTTCCCGGCATCGTACGGTTATTTTGTTCTGCCGACTTACCCGAGCGATTTGGCGTGTATTGGTTTTGACCGTTCAGGCACCACGAAAATAGGTAAATTCATCATTAACCATAGTTTCATTTTGCCAGGTTTGATTGGCGTGAGCTGTGCGTGTGCGGCAAGTTATTTGTTGGTGATGACGTTCTTCTAA
- a CDS encoding alginate lyase family protein — protein MCPSKPTLLSCLSLISLAVAGVLTTSPLYAADAHPLQIKLDDLRYSQQQVKAQNPQFIGAYQKLIAGADKALTKPLYSVMDKTLTAASGDKHDYYSFPPYWWPDPTTKDGLPYIRKDGQTNPDANSDATDKKRLVNMSNDVWTLALAWQFTQNPAYAEKARDQLLNWFVKPETRMNPNLQHAQAIPGINDGRGIGLIDSRALVEVIDAVELLRPANVLSEDDYRVIKQWYGDFYHWMTTSQNGFEEDNWHNNHGTYFDLQAASFALFSGDVQAAKKRLQITQLRRIPSHFDKEGRQMAEIERTRPWHYSNFHLEAYNKLGRLGEVTGVDVWNFNLDDHSLRKGYTYVAHFVNSNETWPWKDIDKMDDKKALVNMVSAARAWPDDKLFTEKAEWLMAKYPDDISHLITPLKQH, from the coding sequence ATGTGCCCGAGCAAACCCACTTTATTGTCCTGCCTGTCATTAATTTCGCTGGCGGTTGCAGGAGTATTAACGACTTCACCATTGTATGCCGCCGATGCGCATCCGCTGCAAATAAAACTGGATGATTTACGCTACAGCCAACAACAGGTAAAGGCACAAAATCCGCAATTTATCGGCGCATATCAAAAACTGATTGCCGGAGCGGATAAAGCGCTAACCAAACCGCTGTATTCGGTGATGGATAAAACCCTCACCGCCGCCAGCGGGGATAAGCATGATTACTACAGTTTCCCTCCGTACTGGTGGCCGGACCCAACGACCAAAGATGGGCTGCCGTATATTCGCAAAGATGGCCAGACTAACCCTGATGCCAACAGTGATGCCACGGATAAAAAGCGCCTGGTCAACATGAGCAATGATGTCTGGACGCTGGCGCTGGCGTGGCAATTTACTCAAAACCCAGCCTATGCTGAAAAAGCCCGCGATCAGCTTTTGAACTGGTTTGTGAAGCCCGAAACGCGCATGAACCCGAATCTGCAACATGCGCAGGCTATTCCAGGCATTAACGATGGACGAGGAATCGGCCTGATTGATAGCCGCGCGCTGGTGGAAGTGATTGATGCCGTTGAATTATTACGCCCGGCGAATGTTCTGAGCGAAGATGACTATAGGGTGATAAAACAATGGTATGGCGATTTTTATCACTGGATGACCACCAGCCAGAACGGTTTTGAAGAGGACAACTGGCACAACAACCACGGCACTTATTTTGATTTACAGGCCGCGTCATTTGCCCTGTTTAGTGGCGATGTGCAGGCGGCTAAAAAACGGCTGCAAATCACGCAGCTGCGCCGCATCCCCTCCCATTTTGATAAAGAAGGCCGCCAGATGGCGGAAATTGAGCGCACTCGCCCCTGGCATTACAGCAATTTCCACCTCGAGGCTTACAACAAGCTGGGGCGTTTAGGGGAAGTGACCGGGGTTGATGTGTGGAATTTCAACCTTGACGATCACAGCCTGCGCAAGGGATATACCTACGTCGCGCACTTCGTGAATAGCAATGAAACCTGGCCATGGAAGGATATTGATAAAATGGATGATAAAAAAGCGTTGGTGAATATGGTGAGCGCCGCGCGCGCGTGGCCTGACGACAAGCTGTTTACTGAAAAAGCGGAGTGGTTAATGGCGAAATATCCGGATGATATTTCTCATCTTATTACCCCGTTAAAACAACACTGA
- a CDS encoding ABC transporter ATP-binding protein, with protein sequence MQDVKPLVRVKGLRKYFHSQQGWFNKTPPVKAVDGVSFDIYPGETYGLVGESGCGKSTLGRSVLRLFDITDGEIEFAGQDIAHMSDKQLKPLRRRMQAIFQDPYSSLNPGMTVAQLIAEPMKIHGYGKEQRAERTLELLEKVGLKREHLNRFPHEFSGGQRQRISIARALSVNPEFVLCDEPLSALDVSVQAQVVNILQDLQQAFGLTYLFIAHDLSMVRHISDRIGVMYLGSLVEEAPAETLYTAPAHPYTRALLASIPVADPHVQMLDQGGIKGELPGAMNDWPGCKFCNRCPRAMEKCHSQAPVMQEISPGHRVACWLFEAQ encoded by the coding sequence ATGCAGGACGTTAAGCCGTTGGTCCGCGTGAAAGGACTGCGCAAATACTTCCATAGCCAGCAGGGATGGTTTAACAAAACGCCCCCGGTTAAAGCGGTGGATGGCGTGAGTTTTGACATTTATCCCGGCGAAACCTACGGGCTGGTGGGCGAATCGGGTTGTGGGAAATCAACACTTGGCCGCAGCGTGTTACGCCTGTTTGATATCACCGACGGTGAAATAGAGTTTGCCGGGCAGGACATCGCCCACATGAGCGACAAGCAACTCAAGCCGTTGCGCCGCCGCATGCAGGCTATTTTTCAGGACCCTTATTCGTCGCTTAACCCAGGGATGACCGTCGCGCAGTTAATTGCCGAACCGATGAAAATCCACGGCTATGGCAAAGAACAGCGCGCAGAACGCACGCTCGAGCTACTGGAAAAAGTCGGTCTTAAACGCGAGCATTTGAACCGCTTCCCGCATGAGTTCAGCGGCGGTCAGCGCCAGCGTATTAGCATTGCGCGTGCGCTTTCGGTTAACCCGGAATTTGTGTTGTGTGATGAACCGCTCTCGGCGCTGGATGTTTCGGTGCAGGCACAAGTCGTGAATATTTTGCAGGATTTGCAGCAGGCATTCGGGCTGACTTACCTGTTTATCGCGCACGACTTATCGATGGTGCGCCATATTTCCGACCGAATCGGCGTGATGTATCTCGGTTCTCTGGTTGAAGAGGCTCCCGCAGAAACGCTTTACACCGCGCCTGCACACCCGTATACCCGCGCGTTGCTGGCTTCTATTCCGGTAGCCGATCCGCATGTACAAATGCTCGACCAGGGTGGCATTAAAGGCGAATTACCTGGTGCGATGAACGACTGGCCGGGCTGCAAGTTTTGCAACCGCTGCCCACGGGCGATGGAGAAATGCCACAGCCAGGCGCCGGTCATGCAGGAAATTTCACCTGGACATCGGGTGGCGTGTTGGCTGTTTGAAGCACAGTAA
- a CDS encoding ABC transporter permease — protein MSRRWQQVKHGLKRNRPAQFSLLVLIVFSIAALLAALSPFDPNQMSLTARLLAPDATHWFGTDDYGRDYFTRALYGGQISLMVGFLSMVFSTLIGTLVGTVSGYFGGRIDNIMMRVVDVLMSIPAFFLLLVLNAYLKPGIANIIMIISALTWMSMSRLVRAETLSVKEREYVVYARACGEHPLIIIARHIIPNILPTIMVAATLNIASAILMESTLSFLGLGVQQPNASWGSMLNNAQSFIGEATWLAMFPGVLILLTVLSFNVLGDVLRTAFEPGANRDE, from the coding sequence ATGAGTAGACGTTGGCAACAAGTTAAACACGGCCTGAAACGTAATCGTCCAGCTCAATTCTCATTACTGGTTCTGATCGTTTTTAGCATTGCGGCATTGCTGGCCGCACTCAGTCCTTTTGACCCCAATCAGATGTCGCTTACCGCAAGGTTGTTAGCGCCTGATGCCACGCACTGGTTCGGTACGGATGACTACGGGCGCGACTATTTTACTCGCGCCCTGTACGGCGGGCAGATCTCCTTAATGGTCGGTTTCCTGTCGATGGTATTTTCAACGCTGATTGGTACGCTGGTCGGCACCGTAAGCGGCTATTTTGGCGGGCGAATCGACAACATCATGATGCGTGTAGTCGATGTGCTGATGTCGATTCCCGCGTTCTTCCTGCTGCTGGTTTTGAATGCTTATCTGAAGCCGGGGATCGCGAATATCATCATGATTATCAGTGCATTGACGTGGATGAGCATGTCGCGTCTTGTGCGCGCAGAAACGTTATCGGTGAAAGAGCGTGAATACGTGGTGTATGCCCGCGCCTGCGGTGAACACCCGTTAATTATTATTGCGCGCCACATTATCCCGAATATTTTGCCGACCATTATGGTGGCGGCGACGCTGAATATTGCCTCGGCAATCCTCATGGAATCGACACTCAGCTTCCTCGGCCTTGGCGTCCAGCAGCCGAATGCCTCGTGGGGCAGTATGCTCAACAACGCGCAATCCTTTATTGGCGAAGCGACGTGGCTGGCGATGTTCCCTGGCGTGCTGATTTTGCTGACGGTATTGAGTTTTAACGTGCTGGGCGATGTGTTACGTACTGCTTTCGAGCCAGGAGCGAACCGCGATGAATAA
- a CDS encoding ABC transporter ATP-binding protein, translating into MNNLLELDNLQTSFFTREGEVKAVRGVSFAVKRGEVVGIVGESGCGKSVTCKSVLKLLGSNGKVVGGHVHFMGEDLARKTPEQMRQIRGNDIAMIFQDPMTALNPVLTIGKQMSEILIRNQNLGKKTAKEKSIAMLQQVGIGNAEQRYHQYPHEFSGGMRQRVMIAIALSCHPKLLIADEPTTALDVTIQAQILRLLKQLQQQTDTAIMLITHDLGVVAQVCSRVVVMYGGLVMEQGSVEDIFYRPAHPYTRGLLASLPRQGEAGARLSPIEGSPPGLLNPPPGCPFAERCPQRMERCSSLPPMYQIEEDHQAMCWLWDSEVKHAGR; encoded by the coding sequence ATGAATAATTTACTGGAACTCGACAATCTGCAAACCTCATTCTTCACCCGCGAAGGCGAAGTGAAAGCGGTGCGCGGCGTCAGCTTTGCGGTGAAACGCGGCGAAGTGGTCGGCATCGTCGGTGAATCGGGCTGTGGCAAAAGCGTCACCTGTAAATCAGTGCTCAAATTGCTGGGTAGCAACGGCAAAGTGGTTGGCGGGCACGTGCACTTTATGGGCGAAGATCTGGCCCGGAAAACACCGGAGCAAATGCGCCAAATTCGCGGGAATGATATCGCGATGATTTTCCAGGACCCGATGACCGCGCTCAATCCGGTGCTGACGATTGGCAAACAGATGAGCGAAATTCTGATTCGTAATCAGAATCTGGGCAAAAAAACGGCAAAAGAGAAATCTATTGCCATGCTGCAACAGGTCGGAATTGGTAACGCAGAACAGCGTTATCACCAATATCCCCACGAGTTTAGCGGCGGTATGCGTCAGCGCGTGATGATCGCCATTGCGCTGTCCTGCCACCCGAAGCTACTGATTGCTGATGAACCGACCACCGCCCTGGATGTGACCATTCAGGCGCAAATTTTACGTCTGCTTAAACAGCTTCAACAGCAAACCGACACCGCCATCATGTTGATCACCCACGATCTCGGCGTCGTCGCGCAGGTCTGTTCCCGTGTGGTGGTGATGTACGGCGGATTGGTGATGGAGCAGGGAAGTGTGGAAGATATTTTCTATCGCCCGGCGCATCCTTACACACGCGGATTACTCGCCTCGTTGCCACGTCAGGGAGAAGCGGGCGCACGTTTGTCGCCTATCGAAGGCTCGCCTCCGGGCTTACTCAACCCGCCGCCAGGCTGCCCGTTTGCCGAGCGCTGCCCGCAGCGAATGGAACGTTGCAGCAGCCTGCCGCCGATGTATCAAATCGAAGAAGATCATCAGGCGATGTGTTGGTTATGGGATTCGGAGGTGAAGCATGCAGGACGTTAA
- a CDS encoding heparinase II/III domain-containing protein, whose product MKQFTTQQLILLRQRIKQQPAIIEQLIADNSVVLNNPLHVPETALATWNLYYYCPDHGVRLMWDRHSPASHCCPVDGRQFSGEPYDGAWWRELNGLNAKACHQLGVLWQLTGEHIYFEKVRDLLMRYAEFYPGYAIHGDIPYNGPGKMNAQTLCEANCLLDFTLGFDCIAQALTAEQREYIITRLLREGAQFLMAHRTAQLHNHEVKIGCAVGVMGLVLEEDSLLEFAVNQPYGLRYQLEHGLFEEGLWFEGSVHYHFYALQGFLAFEKLAMGTRWSLLDEPYYKMMLSFPLTLLMPDGTFPRINDCIYGQEKLDHGHLYEFAWYYYQDSQYAAALKAINQHHPRLNLDAFLYTRPLPEQVPELIPTGHLHAPDCGLTLWRNAAKQRALLVKHTPYGGEHDHYDRLNLVLFNGAKEILPDLGTTGYGAPMHYAYYKNSATHNTITVNQTNQPPAIPVVRQYHESEAFCWLDTEVDWRQTPPELDSHTRVQWDSDAWRDVRFRRRLLWLDNALIDISNVQNPHRQQIDWTLHLHGKALDVEGELATFSHTGPLAIMQDAHCTQLTNSQPRNFGTVLNGQALWLHGKAELWQGKAPDNPAIEDLSYLVLRSAEKSPEFVCAWDFDNQQPITDMQVMPDGEGMRIALKRGENVLVIDIANDDTNLPHLQRSHCPL is encoded by the coding sequence ATGAAGCAGTTCACCACGCAACAACTTATTCTTCTTCGGCAACGGATCAAACAACAGCCAGCAATCATTGAACAATTGATTGCCGATAATTCGGTGGTCCTGAACAACCCGTTGCACGTGCCTGAAACGGCACTGGCAACGTGGAATCTCTATTATTACTGCCCCGACCACGGGGTCAGGCTGATGTGGGACAGACACTCCCCCGCCTCTCATTGCTGCCCGGTAGACGGGCGGCAGTTTAGCGGTGAGCCTTACGACGGTGCATGGTGGCGCGAGCTGAACGGGCTGAATGCCAAAGCCTGCCACCAGCTTGGTGTGTTATGGCAATTAACGGGTGAGCATATTTATTTCGAGAAAGTCCGTGATTTGCTGATGCGCTATGCGGAGTTTTATCCGGGCTACGCCATTCACGGTGATATTCCCTATAACGGGCCGGGGAAAATGAACGCCCAGACGCTGTGCGAAGCCAACTGCCTGCTGGATTTCACCCTCGGGTTTGATTGCATCGCGCAAGCACTGACCGCAGAGCAACGTGAATACATCATCACGCGCCTGCTGCGAGAAGGTGCGCAATTTTTGATGGCTCACCGCACTGCGCAATTACATAACCATGAGGTCAAAATCGGCTGCGCGGTGGGTGTAATGGGTCTGGTTCTGGAAGAGGATTCGCTGCTGGAGTTTGCCGTAAACCAGCCTTACGGGCTGCGTTATCAACTGGAACACGGTCTGTTTGAAGAAGGGCTGTGGTTTGAAGGCTCGGTTCATTACCATTTCTACGCCCTGCAAGGTTTTCTGGCGTTTGAAAAGCTGGCGATGGGCACACGCTGGAGCCTGCTCGATGAACCCTATTATAAAATGATGCTCAGTTTCCCACTGACGTTGTTGATGCCAGACGGCACCTTCCCGCGCATCAATGACTGCATCTACGGCCAGGAAAAACTCGATCACGGCCATCTTTATGAATTTGCATGGTATTACTACCAGGATAGCCAATATGCCGCCGCGTTAAAGGCGATTAATCAGCATCATCCGCGCCTGAATCTGGATGCATTTCTCTACACTCGTCCATTGCCAGAACAGGTTCCGGAGTTGATCCCCACCGGGCATTTACATGCCCCGGATTGCGGCCTGACCCTCTGGCGCAACGCAGCAAAGCAGCGTGCTCTGCTGGTGAAACATACGCCTTACGGTGGCGAACATGACCACTACGATCGCCTGAATCTTGTGCTGTTTAATGGTGCGAAAGAAATCTTACCCGACCTGGGAACGACCGGTTACGGCGCGCCAATGCACTACGCGTATTACAAAAACAGCGCCACGCACAATACCATTACCGTTAACCAGACGAACCAACCGCCTGCGATTCCCGTGGTGCGCCAGTACCATGAAAGCGAGGCATTTTGCTGGCTCGATACGGAAGTGGACTGGCGGCAAACCCCACCGGAACTGGATAGCCATACGCGCGTGCAGTGGGATAGCGATGCCTGGCGCGATGTGCGTTTCCGTCGCCGTTTGCTGTGGCTGGACAACGCCCTGATTGACATCAGCAACGTGCAAAATCCGCATCGCCAACAGATTGACTGGACGCTTCATCTTCATGGCAAAGCACTTGATGTCGAAGGTGAACTGGCGACATTCAGCCACACCGGGCCGCTTGCGATCATGCAGGATGCGCATTGCACTCAACTGACTAATAGCCAGCCGCGCAATTTTGGTACGGTGCTGAATGGACAGGCGTTGTGGCTACACGGGAAGGCCGAACTCTGGCAAGGCAAGGCTCCTGATAATCCGGCGATTGAGGATCTAAGTTATCTGGTATTGCGCAGCGCTGAAAAAAGCCCTGAATTTGTTTGCGCGTGGGATTTTGACAATCAGCAGCCGATCACCGATATGCAGGTTATGCCCGATGGTGAAGGCATGCGCATCGCACTTAAGCGTGGCGAAAATGTGCTGGTGATTGATATCGCCAATGACGACACCAATCTTCCTCACCTCCAGCGCTCACACTGCCCGCTATAA
- a CDS encoding ABC transporter substrate-binding protein, whose protein sequence is MFSTKLKSVFLISALGLSASQAFAAQTLNVWIRASNDSKNIYKQEAETFEKKTGIKIEYFNATTDFEQRLARAAAGNALPDLIFNDAVAIGQFIQLGIAEEIDPKAIAGGDNIYPTAWESTRYTDGKYYGVPTSAQTFALFVRKDWREKLGMPAPKTWSDVEKLAKAFTTQDPDGNGKNDTYGFLLPGSTTRGYASWFMSAFLWQAGGDFIREGATKGTFKASLDEPAATETLQFMRGMLCEKVVQPGAINATTADIIPSFRSSQTGMFFTGPYHIALFDKDPGKDKFEVVTLEGPKNSATLAEGTTVFMMKSSKNKEAARKFIEFMISQEGQEIGMGKGSKHMPVVRLPVNKQVDTQAVYDDARWATFARLYAEQGRYVPQVPNWTPIRQITADGFNRVLADCNSDISAELKATNEKVNAELAKQQVLAK, encoded by the coding sequence ATGTTCTCTACAAAATTAAAATCCGTATTTCTGATATCCGCCCTGGGGCTAAGTGCTTCGCAAGCATTTGCAGCCCAAACGCTTAATGTCTGGATTCGTGCCAGCAACGACTCAAAAAATATTTACAAGCAAGAAGCGGAAACCTTTGAAAAAAAGACCGGTATTAAAATCGAATATTTTAATGCCACGACTGATTTCGAGCAGCGCCTGGCGCGAGCGGCGGCGGGCAATGCGCTGCCGGATCTTATCTTCAATGATGCGGTCGCCATTGGGCAATTCATCCAGCTTGGCATCGCTGAAGAAATCGACCCGAAAGCCATCGCCGGGGGCGACAATATTTACCCAACCGCCTGGGAAAGTACCCGCTACACCGACGGGAAATACTATGGCGTGCCGACATCCGCTCAAACCTTCGCCCTGTTTGTGCGCAAAGACTGGCGTGAAAAGCTGGGAATGCCTGCACCAAAAACCTGGAGCGATGTCGAGAAACTGGCAAAAGCCTTCACCACGCAAGACCCTGACGGCAATGGCAAAAACGATACCTACGGCTTTCTGTTGCCAGGCTCTACCACTCGCGGTTATGCCAGCTGGTTTATGAGTGCCTTCCTGTGGCAAGCCGGGGGCGATTTTATCCGTGAAGGGGCGACAAAAGGCACATTCAAAGCCTCGCTCGATGAACCCGCTGCGACGGAAACCTTGCAGTTTATGCGCGGCATGTTATGCGAAAAGGTGGTCCAGCCAGGCGCTATCAATGCCACGACGGCCGATATCATCCCTTCATTCCGCTCCAGCCAAACCGGCATGTTCTTCACCGGGCCGTATCACATCGCGTTATTTGATAAAGACCCCGGCAAAGACAAGTTTGAAGTGGTGACGCTCGAAGGCCCGAAAAACAGCGCCACGCTGGCTGAAGGCACCACGGTCTTCATGATGAAAAGCAGCAAGAACAAAGAGGCCGCCCGCAAGTTCATCGAATTTATGATTTCCCAGGAAGGGCAAGAAATCGGCATGGGTAAAGGCAGCAAACATATGCCGGTGGTGCGTTTACCCGTGAACAAACAGGTGGACACGCAAGCGGTGTATGACGACGCGCGCTGGGCGACTTTCGCCAGACTCTACGCCGAACAAGGCCGCTATGTACCGCAAGTGCCGAACTGGACGCCAATCCGCCAGATAACCGCCGATGGTTTTAACCGTGTTCTGGCTGACTGCAATAGCGATATCAGTGCGGAGCTGAAAGCCACCAACGAGAAGGTCAACGCTGAACTTGCTAAACAGCAGGTGCTGGCGAAGTAG
- a CDS encoding sugar O-acetyltransferase, which translates to MTEHEKLLAGLSYNTRDPELLGMYHSARAITKKLTQLDSHDFDTKLSLLREMLGGFGDESWIELPFWCDYGKHVTIGRNCFINTNVVFLDCNTITIGDNTLVGPNVQFYTPVHPLSAKERLTGNPDYPFLTSAKPIVVGSNVWIGGNAIILPGVTIDDNTTIAAGSIVSKDIPAGVLAMGQPCKVVRELE; encoded by the coding sequence ATGACTGAACATGAGAAATTGCTGGCGGGACTGAGCTATAACACGCGCGATCCCGAACTGCTCGGGATGTACCACAGCGCTCGAGCCATCACCAAAAAACTCACACAACTGGATTCCCACGACTTTGACACCAAACTTTCGTTGCTGCGTGAAATGCTCGGTGGGTTTGGCGATGAAAGCTGGATAGAACTGCCTTTCTGGTGTGATTACGGCAAGCATGTCACCATCGGTCGCAACTGCTTTATCAATACCAACGTTGTGTTTCTGGACTGCAATACCATCACGATTGGCGATAACACGCTGGTGGGGCCAAATGTTCAGTTTTATACGCCGGTACATCCGTTATCAGCCAAAGAGCGCCTGACGGGAAACCCGGATTATCCATTCCTGACCAGCGCCAAACCGATAGTGGTGGGCAGCAATGTGTGGATTGGTGGCAATGCGATTATTTTACCTGGCGTGACGATTGATGATAACACCACCATCGCGGCTGGCAGTATCGTCAGTAAAGATATTCCGGCGGGAGTTCTGGCGATGGGCCAGCCGTGCAAAGTGGTACGGGAGCTGGAATAA